A region from the Stygiolobus caldivivus genome encodes:
- a CDS encoding 4Fe-4S dicluster domain-containing protein, with the protein MPIPELEKSIIKGVIQKDKVVVDGVEIDGTWNAFLMERTQTGYDPTVWDEIANTLEGYTISACWQCGTCTSGCTMREYDPNYGPRKFIDLARKGDKQGLIELQNSIWRCVSCQKCTHRCPKGVLVEEVVHAIHNYLHKHGLVKKDPGTIFDELFLETVMKNGGRISELTLGAASAKAGFVSLGVKDLIMMSGAMLRSGLIKELMKPSKVKNWDRVKKVLEEAMKEEVRPE; encoded by the coding sequence ATGCCCATTCCTGAGTTAGAAAAATCTATAATAAAAGGTGTAATTCAAAAAGATAAAGTAGTAGTAGATGGAGTAGAAATAGATGGAACTTGGAACGCCTTTTTAATGGAGAGGACGCAGACAGGATACGATCCTACAGTATGGGACGAGATTGCAAATACGCTAGAAGGGTATACGATAAGTGCTTGTTGGCAATGCGGGACATGTACTTCTGGATGTACTATGAGAGAATATGATCCGAATTACGGTCCTAGGAAGTTCATTGACCTAGCCAGAAAAGGTGATAAGCAAGGGTTAATAGAGCTACAAAATAGCATTTGGAGGTGTGTATCTTGCCAGAAATGTACTCATAGGTGTCCAAAAGGAGTATTGGTAGAAGAGGTGGTGCACGCAATCCATAATTACTTGCATAAGCACGGCCTTGTAAAGAAAGACCCCGGTACGATCTTCGATGAATTGTTCTTGGAAACTGTAATGAAGAATGGTGGGAGGATCTCAGAGTTGACTCTTGGTGCTGCGTCAGCGAAAGCCGGTTTCGTCTCTTTAGGGGTAAAGGATCTTATCATGATGAGCGGAGCCATGTTAAGGTCTGGGTTAATCAAGGAGTTAATGAAGCCCAGCAAAGTTAAAAACTGGGATAGGGTTAAGAAGGTATTGGAGGAGGCAATGAAGGAGGAGGTGAGGCCAGAATGA
- a CDS encoding DsrE family protein: MSEEQKKKVLIVVTHGPEDLDRTYAPLFMASIAASMEYDAQVFYMIKGPLLLSKKWQEEERKKGGNPFIHFFDMAKDNGVKMYVCVQSLKDMCHMNENEVVDGVEIVGGSTLIDLLFDADRALFF, from the coding sequence ATGAGTGAAGAACAGAAGAAAAAAGTATTAATTGTAGTAACACATGGACCAGAAGACCTAGACAGGACATATGCACCTCTTTTTATGGCTTCTATAGCAGCATCAATGGAATACGACGCACAAGTATTCTACATGATTAAAGGACCTCTACTATTAAGCAAGAAGTGGCAAGAAGAAGAGAGAAAGAAGGGAGGTAACCCCTTCATACACTTCTTCGATATGGCTAAAGATAACGGTGTAAAGATGTATGTCTGTGTCCAAAGCCTTAAGGATATGTGCCACATGAACGAAAATGAGGTTGTGGACGGAGTAGAGATAGTAGGCGGGTCTACGCTGATAGATCTATTATTTGATGCGGACAGAGCACTGTTCTTCTGA
- a CDS encoding histone deacetylase family protein, whose protein sequence is MKLTSEKLLGIIWDDKFKDISFSHHMIRDISKERIRRFIEIARKKLQFIEIRPEIATVEDLLEIHSKEYVNKLQEVSRIPFSGYLDGGDTVHYPGIFEDVLLVLGASKTALKFSSYVDYVYVPLGGFHHATYSKPMGFCPINDVAYLVFQLLMKKEKVAIVDVDAHHGNGIQEYLYDKPVLKINIFAYDGKFFPGTGRVDERGAGEGKGLNYNFPLPLGSGDDAFELALKILDIVESFSPTYIVVVSGVDGHKDDGLKSLELTCNSYNLLGLKVRRLARTSKVIGYGGGGYGRMSSECMVSFLQGLLGKKEELEVPTISSGEIIKKVKETLSLLLSFSQDFS, encoded by the coding sequence ATAAAGTTGACATCGGAGAAATTATTAGGTATTATATGGGACGATAAGTTTAAAGATATATCTTTCTCACACCATATGATAAGGGATATCTCCAAAGAGAGGATCAGAAGATTTATAGAAATAGCAAGGAAAAAACTTCAATTCATAGAAATAAGGCCTGAAATTGCCACAGTCGAAGACTTATTGGAGATACATTCGAAAGAATACGTCAACAAACTCCAAGAAGTTAGCAGGATCCCGTTCTCGGGATACCTTGACGGAGGGGATACAGTACACTACCCAGGGATTTTTGAGGACGTCCTGTTAGTTTTAGGTGCATCTAAGACTGCATTAAAGTTTTCCTCCTATGTGGACTACGTATACGTACCTTTAGGCGGGTTTCACCACGCTACTTATTCCAAGCCAATGGGATTTTGTCCCATAAATGACGTCGCGTATCTAGTCTTTCAACTGCTCATGAAGAAAGAAAAGGTTGCTATAGTAGATGTTGATGCCCACCACGGAAACGGTATTCAGGAGTACTTATATGATAAACCTGTCCTGAAAATTAACATTTTTGCATATGACGGTAAGTTTTTTCCGGGGACAGGCAGAGTAGACGAACGCGGTGCAGGTGAAGGAAAGGGCTTAAACTACAATTTTCCTTTGCCGTTAGGGTCTGGTGACGACGCGTTTGAATTAGCACTAAAGATCTTGGACATTGTAGAAAGTTTCTCTCCGACATATATTGTAGTGGTCTCTGGAGTAGATGGACATAAAGACGATGGACTTAAATCCCTAGAATTAACTTGTAATTCATACAACCTCCTCGGTCTGAAGGTTAGGAGGCTTGCTAGGACATCGAAGGTGATAGGTTATGGTGGTGGGGGTTATGGTAGGATGTCTTCTGAATGTATGGTAAGTTTCTTACAAGGATTATTGGGAAAAAAGGAAGAATTAGAAGTCCCTACTATCTCTAGTGGTGAAATAATAAAAAAAGTTAAGGAGACTTTATCGCTTCTATTATCCTTCTCTCAGGACTTTTCCTAA
- a CDS encoding radical SAM protein, translating into MLRMISSPDWVRLSFGADMVLGFSPGVFLHNALNTTINLLQYYPDGCKANCAYCGQAREVSQGPECKTLIRVEWPLRKLDDVLTKIKERQGDPRFGLQRICVGQLAHPRAGQDSVEITRRIREAGIELSISELVTPTYTFKHHMEEMRKAGGDMIDVAIDAASKRVFEITRGKAVRSMHSWERYLKGIDEAVEVFGKGNAGIHLIIGLGETEKEAVDIMWYAHQRGAKITLFAFYPEQNTLMERKKPVPVNVYRRVQLARWLIENDLVTYSDFIFDKDDERIIDINIPKDLTIDDIAPAFMTSGCPGCNRPYSNERPTMEFRNIPWYPSRETALKALRQSRLDNVIKALERK; encoded by the coding sequence ATGCTAAGAATGATAAGCAGTCCAGATTGGGTTAGGTTAAGTTTTGGAGCAGATATGGTATTAGGTTTTAGTCCAGGTGTTTTTTTACACAACGCTTTAAATACTACTATAAACCTCCTACAATACTATCCGGACGGGTGTAAAGCGAACTGTGCTTATTGTGGGCAGGCTAGAGAAGTCTCACAAGGACCAGAATGTAAAACTCTCATCAGAGTAGAGTGGCCTTTGAGAAAGTTAGACGATGTATTGACTAAGATTAAAGAGAGACAAGGTGACCCAAGGTTTGGTCTCCAAAGGATATGCGTAGGTCAGTTAGCCCATCCTAGAGCCGGTCAGGATTCAGTAGAAATTACTAGGAGGATAAGGGAGGCAGGAATAGAACTTTCAATATCTGAACTTGTTACTCCTACTTATACTTTCAAGCACCATATGGAAGAAATGAGAAAAGCTGGTGGGGATATGATTGATGTAGCCATTGATGCGGCAAGCAAGAGAGTTTTTGAAATTACCAGAGGTAAGGCTGTAAGGAGCATGCATAGTTGGGAGAGGTACTTGAAAGGCATTGACGAGGCTGTTGAGGTGTTTGGAAAAGGGAATGCTGGAATTCATTTAATTATAGGGTTGGGGGAGACAGAAAAAGAAGCTGTAGATATAATGTGGTATGCCCACCAAAGAGGAGCTAAAATTACTCTCTTTGCGTTTTACCCGGAGCAGAACACATTAATGGAGAGAAAGAAGCCTGTACCCGTAAATGTATACCGGAGGGTCCAGTTAGCACGATGGCTTATTGAAAATGACTTAGTCACCTACTCCGACTTTATATTTGATAAGGACGATGAAAGAATAATAGATATTAATATACCTAAGGACCTAACTATAGACGATATAGCCCCTGCTTTTATGACATCTGGTTGTCCAGGGTGTAATAGACCATACTCTAATGAGAGACCTACTATGGAGTTCAGAAATATCCCGTGGTACCCCTCAAGGGAAACTGCACTAAAGGCACTAAGGCAGTCAAGGTTAGATAACGTAATAAAGGCGTTAGAACGTAAGTAA
- a CDS encoding dihydrolipoyl dehydrogenase family protein: MDFDVAVIGGGTAGYASSVILGRRGKRVAVIEKENIGGTCVNYGCVPSIFLSELSFLYSRIKEIGNYKGINISVSIDGSSFFNKRDEIVNYLSSAGENLIRSSGGEIIKGEAEILGKNEVVINGEKVTAKNIIIASGSKPNPPQIEGIENAVSEDEAVRIKKIPSSIIVIGGGVAGTEIAQIFAKLGSEVTILSRGKVLKELEEDTRKIILEALEFDGVNVIEGVVPEKIKENKVVSSKGEHEGEVIVYATGRVPSIPKGASMIGIESTRNGIIVNNKLETSIKGIYAVGDVIDKEKRVAHLAYIEAIIASLNILGSCEEMDYEGVPQVIYTDPEIGVVGDKRKVEKYVKFPYTANTRAIIRGLRDGFSLIGIDKNGTIVYSEIIGDNAEELVNLMALAIRKRLTIRDLAFSIFAHPSLSEVMLNAARDHFDLDVDIYK, from the coding sequence ATGGATTTTGATGTCGCAGTAATAGGCGGAGGAACAGCAGGCTACGCATCGAGTGTTATACTAGGCAGAAGAGGTAAAAGAGTAGCCGTAATAGAAAAGGAAAATATAGGCGGGACGTGTGTAAATTACGGCTGTGTACCAAGTATTTTTTTATCAGAATTATCTTTTTTATATTCTAGAATAAAAGAAATTGGGAATTATAAAGGTATTAACATATCAGTATCCATTGATGGGTCTAGTTTCTTCAACAAGAGAGATGAGATAGTTAACTACCTTAGTTCTGCAGGAGAGAACTTAATTAGATCGTCTGGAGGAGAGATAATAAAAGGAGAGGCTGAAATACTCGGGAAGAACGAAGTCGTTATTAACGGAGAAAAGGTGACTGCTAAAAATATCATTATAGCTTCAGGAAGTAAGCCAAATCCCCCTCAAATAGAGGGAATTGAAAACGCTGTAAGCGAAGACGAAGCTGTTAGGATCAAAAAGATACCAAGTTCTATTATAGTAATAGGAGGCGGTGTTGCAGGGACGGAAATAGCCCAGATCTTCGCCAAGTTGGGTAGTGAAGTTACCATTTTGTCTAGAGGTAAAGTATTAAAAGAGCTGGAAGAAGACACTAGGAAGATTATACTAGAAGCACTAGAGTTTGATGGAGTGAATGTGATAGAGGGAGTGGTCCCAGAAAAAATTAAAGAAAATAAGGTGGTTAGTAGCAAAGGAGAACATGAAGGAGAAGTAATTGTATATGCTACCGGAAGGGTTCCGTCTATTCCCAAGGGCGCATCGATGATAGGTATAGAGAGTACTAGAAACGGTATCATCGTTAATAATAAATTAGAAACATCAATAAAAGGTATTTACGCGGTAGGAGACGTTATTGATAAGGAGAAAAGGGTAGCACACTTAGCCTATATTGAAGCTATCATAGCATCGCTTAATATACTAGGTTCGTGCGAAGAGATGGACTATGAGGGTGTCCCTCAAGTAATATATACAGACCCGGAGATAGGCGTTGTAGGGGATAAAAGGAAGGTAGAAAAATATGTCAAATTTCCATATACGGCAAATACTAGGGCTATAATCAGGGGTCTGAGGGACGGGTTTTCGCTCATAGGGATAGACAAGAACGGGACTATAGTATATTCTGAAATAATCGGGGATAATGCCGAAGAGTTAGTTAACCTCATGGCATTGGCGATTAGAAAGAGGCTTACTATAAGGGACTTAGCATTTTCAATATTTGCTCATCCCTCGCTCAGTGAAGTGATGTTGAATGCAGCTAGGGATCATTTTGACTTAGACGTAGATATTTATAAATAA
- a CDS encoding sulfurtransferase TusA family protein → MTEVKVAKTLDARGLYCPGPVMETAKAIKQIQVGEVLEVLATDPAAKPDIEAWARRTGQQILDIQQQGGVTRILIKRVK, encoded by the coding sequence ATGACAGAGGTCAAAGTAGCTAAAACGTTAGACGCTAGAGGGCTCTACTGCCCCGGGCCGGTAATGGAAACGGCTAAGGCCATCAAACAAATCCAAGTAGGTGAAGTACTAGAAGTATTAGCTACAGATCCAGCAGCGAAACCAGATATTGAAGCATGGGCCAGAAGGACAGGACAACAGATCCTTGATATTCAGCAGCAAGGAGGAGTAACCAGAATTCTAATTAAGAGAGTAAAGTAA
- a CDS encoding thioredoxin family protein → MSYDNIISQYAKFVKGLTLEHCKEEEELVYKLSNENNVIEKDGCDKPYIKVLKNDRVYFIYYGVPTSNELWPFLNALIRVSNNVVQLDEKERSEAMKIKGNIKLFVTPDCTKCPIAAELLYQLPVINENINLEIIDVTEYEDLGKKYRVLNVPKIVLNDSAEIPGGFPPHIILKMLIKSSEKQ, encoded by the coding sequence ATGAGCTATGACAATATTATATCACAGTATGCTAAATTCGTAAAAGGTCTGACTTTAGAACATTGTAAAGAGGAAGAAGAACTTGTTTATAAATTAAGTAATGAAAATAACGTAATAGAGAAAGATGGATGTGATAAGCCCTATATAAAGGTTTTAAAGAACGACAGAGTATACTTCATATACTACGGTGTACCCACTTCTAATGAGCTATGGCCATTCCTTAATGCTCTCATCAGAGTATCGAATAACGTAGTTCAACTTGATGAAAAAGAAAGGTCTGAAGCAATGAAAATTAAGGGAAATATTAAACTTTTCGTAACGCCAGACTGTACCAAATGCCCGATTGCAGCTGAGCTACTTTATCAGTTACCCGTAATAAATGAGAACATAAACTTGGAGATAATAGATGTAACGGAATATGAAGATCTTGGTAAAAAATACAGGGTTCTTAACGTACCGAAGATCGTATTAAACGATAGTGCTGAAATACCAGGTGGGTTCCCACCACATATAATATTAAAAATGCTGATTAAGAGTAGCGAAAAACAGTAA
- a CDS encoding 4Fe-4S dicluster domain-containing protein: protein MSKVIPLPDDPRVMDMAYVDQEIAPEELRNFQSSLSSEEAELAKKFWEAVKSDFRFNEYLRGCLNCGVCTSGCPAAKFYDFGPREMIQYMMRDAADKIWEFTNKKVWACVQCYTCSMRCPFNNEIAGLIMVLREYAVQFALPSAKEILAPYRRVLYTVITTGNQVTPNMIQPDAFPDWGPQAIEESKNMDVYRKAVPVDLMQRADIGWQSSLQTAVELMTIFIESGVMDSIKKVDEDLYEMIMDIYEERKQQLEEIREKWEKGELNEDELPDNWMDL, encoded by the coding sequence ATGTCTAAAGTTATACCACTACCAGATGATCCAAGAGTAATGGACATGGCTTATGTAGATCAAGAAATAGCTCCAGAAGAATTAAGGAATTTTCAGAGCTCTTTATCATCAGAAGAAGCAGAATTAGCTAAAAAATTCTGGGAGGCAGTAAAGTCCGACTTCAGGTTTAATGAGTATCTAAGGGGTTGTCTAAACTGCGGTGTATGTACATCAGGGTGTCCTGCAGCTAAATTCTACGATTTTGGACCTAGGGAAATGATACAATATATGATGAGAGATGCAGCGGACAAGATATGGGAATTCACCAATAAGAAAGTGTGGGCATGCGTCCAGTGCTACACATGTTCTATGAGATGCCCATTCAATAACGAAATTGCGGGATTAATAATGGTATTAAGGGAGTACGCTGTGCAGTTTGCTCTTCCGTCTGCTAAGGAAATCCTAGCTCCTTATAGAAGAGTCTTATACACGGTAATCACTACAGGTAACCAGGTTACACCTAACATGATACAGCCCGATGCGTTCCCAGATTGGGGTCCACAAGCTATAGAAGAATCAAAGAATATGGATGTATACAGAAAAGCAGTTCCGGTTGACCTAATGCAGAGGGCTGATATAGGCTGGCAATCATCTCTACAGACTGCAGTTGAGCTAATGACCATATTTATTGAATCCGGTGTTATGGACTCTATAAAGAAGGTAGATGAGGACTTATATGAAATGATTATGGACATATATGAGGAGAGGAAACAGCAGCTAGAAGAGATAAGGGAGAAGTGGGAGAAGGGAGAACTTAACGAAGACGAATTACCAGATAACTGGATGGACTTATAA
- a CDS encoding CoB--CoM heterodisulfide reductase iron-sulfur subunit A family protein — protein sequence MAGEKVLVIGAGPAGLSAAKELANLGVNVVLVERESYLGGTPKKLKYSLLFPDLVPSEQVIDPLIKSVESNKNIKIYTESIVDSVKQEGNGFTVSIKDKSGKTTTEKVNAIIAASGFEHFDSRRKYEYGYGIVPNIYQISDIEKMLSENKLVTTKGTPPKRVAILLCVGSRDATVGNTYCSRVCCAVSIKQAMEIKQRVPDATVHIYYMDIRTYGLMEDKLYWKAQLDYRVGFIRGRISEFMRGPNDTVIIKGEDTMNLNRALVVPYDMVILANGMELGLGSKQVAKVLGLELEEHGFIKPLDEYRMPVQSTKKGIFLAGALTGPKTISDAITEGYAAAMKAYEYITKGVWEEPVKVEVAHH from the coding sequence ATGGCTGGAGAGAAAGTTCTTGTTATAGGAGCTGGTCCTGCTGGTCTTTCAGCGGCTAAGGAGCTGGCTAACCTCGGAGTGAACGTAGTTTTAGTTGAGAGAGAGTCTTATTTGGGTGGTACTCCTAAAAAACTTAAGTATAGCCTATTATTCCCCGATCTAGTTCCCTCAGAGCAGGTAATAGACCCATTGATAAAGTCGGTCGAGAGTAACAAAAATATAAAGATCTATACAGAAAGTATAGTAGACAGTGTAAAGCAAGAAGGTAACGGATTTACGGTTAGTATTAAAGACAAGTCTGGTAAAACGACTACCGAGAAAGTCAATGCGATAATTGCAGCTTCCGGTTTTGAACACTTTGATTCAAGGAGGAAGTATGAATACGGGTATGGTATAGTACCCAACATATATCAGATATCCGATATAGAAAAGATGTTATCTGAAAATAAGCTTGTAACCACTAAGGGGACTCCACCCAAGAGGGTGGCGATATTATTATGCGTAGGTTCAAGGGATGCTACAGTAGGTAACACATACTGTTCTAGGGTCTGCTGTGCAGTATCAATTAAGCAAGCTATGGAGATAAAGCAGAGGGTACCTGATGCGACAGTCCACATTTACTACATGGATATAAGGACTTACGGCTTGATGGAGGATAAACTGTATTGGAAGGCACAGTTAGATTACAGAGTAGGGTTCATAAGGGGTAGGATATCAGAATTTATGAGAGGTCCAAACGACACTGTAATTATTAAGGGAGAAGATACTATGAACCTAAACAGGGCATTAGTAGTCCCGTATGATATGGTCATTCTGGCAAACGGTATGGAGTTAGGACTAGGCTCGAAACAAGTAGCAAAAGTATTAGGTTTAGAGCTAGAAGAACATGGGTTTATAAAGCCCTTAGATGAGTATAGGATGCCGGTGCAGTCTACTAAGAAGGGTATCTTCTTAGCCGGTGCCTTAACTGGTCCAAAGACTATATCTGATGCAATAACCGAAGGTTATGCTGCAGCGATGAAAGCGTATGAGTATATAACTAAGGGAGTGTGGGAAGAGCCCGTAAAAGTAGAGGTGGCTCATCATTAA
- a CDS encoding CoB--CoM heterodisulfide reductase iron-sulfur subunit B family protein yields the protein MVSQEEKKMHEAIKEAFPYADDVDWNEVYQRIIYKYSTPHGIQHIKEELEKLEDEGEVIVHHIKPYNNPVEVQTINGLPKKIPTNKLWNHKSCGQCGHIPGYPTSVFWMMNKAEIDYLDEPHQTSCTGWNYHASGASNPVALAGVYVRNMWRAYETDYFPLIHCGTSFGHYKEIRNMLVLHKEIRDKLRPIMRKLGMDIVIPEEVVHYSEWLYVMSKQLSQQKKYDLSNVKAAVHTPCHVYKLVPDDTVYDPKVFEGRRPAAPTGTVMNFGAKIVDYSTWWDCCGFGFRHILTEREFSRSFALFKKVIPAVEEGHADVFVTSDTGCVTTLDKSQWAGKAHGFNYNLPVLADAQFAAIAMGADPYKIAQIHWHATDVEGFLRKIGVPVEDYKEKFLQYLADLREGKAQPEYLYTPHRKIDFYLTLPERVKWYKGEKAVQK from the coding sequence ATGGTTTCTCAAGAAGAAAAAAAGATGCATGAGGCAATAAAAGAGGCTTTTCCTTATGCCGACGATGTAGATTGGAACGAGGTATATCAGAGAATTATTTACAAGTACAGTACTCCACATGGTATACAGCACATTAAAGAGGAATTAGAGAAACTAGAAGATGAGGGCGAAGTAATAGTACACCATATAAAGCCCTATAATAATCCAGTGGAAGTACAGACGATAAACGGTCTACCAAAGAAAATCCCCACGAATAAACTATGGAACCACAAAAGCTGTGGGCAATGTGGTCACATCCCCGGATATCCAACATCAGTATTTTGGATGATGAACAAAGCTGAAATAGACTACCTAGACGAACCCCACCAGACCTCTTGCACTGGCTGGAACTACCACGCATCCGGTGCGTCAAACCCTGTTGCACTAGCAGGAGTATACGTAAGAAACATGTGGAGAGCATACGAAACAGACTACTTCCCGCTAATACACTGTGGGACGTCTTTTGGGCACTACAAGGAGATCAGGAATATGTTAGTCCTCCACAAGGAGATTAGAGACAAACTGAGACCAATCATGAGAAAGTTGGGGATGGACATAGTAATACCCGAAGAAGTAGTCCACTATTCAGAGTGGCTTTATGTGATGAGCAAACAATTATCCCAACAAAAGAAATATGATCTAAGCAATGTTAAAGCTGCAGTCCACACACCATGCCACGTCTATAAGTTAGTCCCTGATGACACTGTCTACGATCCCAAGGTATTTGAAGGAAGAAGGCCAGCTGCACCTACTGGCACGGTCATGAACTTCGGTGCTAAAATAGTAGATTACTCAACATGGTGGGACTGCTGTGGATTCGGCTTTAGGCACATCTTAACAGAGAGGGAATTTAGTAGGAGCTTCGCTCTATTCAAGAAAGTAATTCCTGCTGTAGAAGAAGGGCATGCTGATGTGTTTGTAACATCTGATACTGGGTGTGTAACTACTCTCGATAAGAGCCAGTGGGCAGGTAAGGCTCACGGGTTTAACTATAACTTACCAGTATTAGCAGATGCACAGTTCGCTGCAATTGCAATGGGCGCAGACCCATACAAGATTGCCCAGATACACTGGCATGCTACAGATGTAGAGGGCTTCTTAAGGAAGATAGGTGTGCCGGTTGAGGACTATAAGGAGAAGTTCTTACAGTACTTAGCTGACCTTAGAGAAGGAAAGGCTCAGCCCGAATACCTATACACTCCGCACAGGAAGATTGACTTCTACTTAACTCTACCTGAAAGAGTAAAGTGGTACAAGGGAGAAAAAGCTGTACAAAAGTGA
- a CDS encoding DsrE/DsrF/DrsH-like family protein, whose product MGENKKLSIIVFSGTIDKLMPVGILASGAAAAGYEVNLFFTFWGLTNITKQGIQNQPAPIDKNYEKFGPMMMQKMQEMKYPMWYQLVEQAKEVGEVKVYACSTTMEFFGIKREDLANFVDDVVGVATFLDRAEGGTVLFI is encoded by the coding sequence ATGGGAGAGAATAAGAAACTCTCAATAATCGTTTTCTCAGGAACGATAGACAAGTTAATGCCCGTAGGCATTCTAGCATCTGGAGCTGCTGCAGCAGGGTATGAAGTAAACTTGTTTTTCACGTTCTGGGGGCTAACTAACATTACTAAACAAGGTATCCAAAACCAACCTGCACCAATTGATAAGAACTATGAAAAGTTCGGTCCAATGATGATGCAGAAAATGCAAGAAATGAAATATCCCATGTGGTATCAACTAGTTGAACAAGCTAAGGAGGTCGGTGAAGTCAAAGTCTATGCTTGCAGTACTACAATGGAGTTCTTCGGGATAAAGAGGGAAGACCTGGCAAATTTTGTTGATGATGTAGTTGGAGTTGCTACATTTTTAGATAGAGCAGAGGGAGGAACAGTACTATTTATCTGA
- a CDS encoding DUF1641 domain-containing protein encodes MAQTVEDPLEKLATPENIQRLSKLVDTLPTLEKVTSKLTEMDKQGQLDLLMGLLDQTVSLMDAVQKADLINALISFGMDQITKVQALWPMLEKLTSDRALSLLQSLDIDSLLDATEKLLPLMQKMTSDKALKIIQNMDIDSLLDATEKLMPVMQKMTSDRALKLLQSLDIDSLLETTESLMPVLMKTTTILSDMQKRGQLDLLLNLLQQSVDLLDAVQKADLINALISFGMDQITKVQALWPMLEKLTSDRALSLLQSLDIDSLLDATEKLLPLMQKMTSDKALKIIQNMDIDSLLDATEKLMPVMQKMTSDKAISLLQSLDIDSLLGATEKLLPLMQKMTSDRALKLLQSLDIDSLLTVAERSIPLLQKLTGDKTLKLIEAIDIDSTLDALIALTPVMKQLTNEKTVKLLTQVDFTSMLSLLERMAELQKAGVIDKMMKLFEVFGDPQFIDAMVTLMQKMGVAMKMWVQELPSIKPVGTFGLVGALGNKDTSYALGAMLKLAEDLGKVLREG; translated from the coding sequence GTGGCTCAGACGGTCGAAGATCCGCTTGAAAAGCTTGCTACCCCAGAAAATATCCAGAGGCTATCCAAATTAGTAGATACATTACCCACACTTGAGAAAGTCACATCGAAATTAACTGAAATGGATAAACAAGGCCAACTTGACCTATTAATGGGACTATTAGACCAGACTGTATCTTTAATGGACGCTGTGCAGAAAGCCGACCTAATAAACGCACTCATCTCATTCGGGATGGACCAAATAACCAAAGTCCAAGCCCTATGGCCGATGCTAGAAAAACTCACAAGCGACAGAGCACTCTCACTACTACAATCACTAGACATAGACTCACTACTAGACGCAACAGAGAAATTGCTACCACTCATGCAAAAAATGACAAGCGACAAAGCACTAAAAATCATCCAAAACATGGACATAGACTCACTACTAGACGCAACAGAAAAGTTAATGCCCGTAATGCAAAAAATGACAAGCGACCGCGCATTAAAACTACTACAATCACTAGATATAGACTCACTATTGGAGACCACAGAGAGCTTAATGCCAGTCCTTATGAAGACAACTACAATACTATCAGACATGCAGAAGAGAGGACAATTAGACCTACTCCTTAATTTACTACAGCAGTCTGTAGACTTATTGGACGCTGTGCAGAAAGCCGACCTAATAAACGCACTCATCTCATTCGGGATGGACCAAATAACCAAAGTCCAAGCCCTATGGCCGATGCTAGAAAAACTCACAAGCGACAGAGCACTCTCACTACTACAATCACTAGACATAGACTCACTACTAGACGCAACAGAGAAATTGCTACCACTCATGCAAAAAATGACAAGCGACAAAGCACTAAAAATCATCCAAAACATGGACATAGACTCACTACTAGACGCAACAGAAAAGTTAATGCCCGTAATGCAAAAAATGACAAGCGACAAAGCGATCTCGTTATTGCAGTCACTGGACATAGACTCACTACTGGGCGCAACAGAGAAATTGCTACCGCTAATGCAAAAAATGACAAGCGACCGCGCATTAAAACTACTACAATCACTAGATATAGACTCACTACTAACGGTCGCTGAGAGATCTATCCCGCTCCTGCAAAAGCTGACTGGAGATAAGACCCTAAAGTTAATTGAGGCAATTGATATAGATTCTACGCTAGATGCGTTAATTGCACTAACTCCCGTAATGAAGCAACTAACCAATGAGAAAACGGTTAAGTTACTCACACAAGTCGACTTTACATCAATGCTATCCCTTTTGGAGAGGATGGCTGAGCTACAGAAGGCTGGAGTAATTGATAAGATGATGAAATTATTCGAAGTGTTCGGAGACCCTCAATTTATTGATGCAATGGTTACGTTAATGCAAAAAATGGGAGTAGCTATGAAGATGTGGGTACAAGAGCTCCCGTCAATAAAGCCCGTGGGCACATTCGGTTTAGTAGGCGCATTAGGTAATAAGGACACAAGTTATGCCTTAGGTGCTATGCTAAAGTTAGCTGAAGACTTAGGAAAAGTCCTGAGAGAAGGATAA